The proteins below are encoded in one region of Flammeovirga kamogawensis:
- a CDS encoding sulfatase — MKNTLFLKIILLLILSMQMTWAQKSKKPNIIVFYTDDQGWADTSVPMIEGDENSRSDFYETPNLERMAEQGLVFSQAYSAAPVCTPSRTSFQFGKSPARLQNTTVYDILAITRNKRCQGEVTVHEMIKKNDPEYVTAHFGKWGCDVRRDPGYDVSDGNTNNIDGDWKVRNKERYPDSDPKGIFSLTERTNNFISERVEKGEPFYIQLSHYAAHVQNYARPETVAKYKEKRGKKSSSYDWDVENPNRNGWMPNYAGMIDDLDAGLGLLLDHIEKMGIADNTYVIFTSDNGGGFRGNAPLSGGKASLWEGGIRVPTVVIGPGVTKGYCSTPVASWDWYATINELTGGAALDQSYDGGSLVDAFKKGNKADVKRGTQEIVFHYPWYGGTMPASAIVDGKYKLLVNLQTYEGRLFDVVADPGEKNDLSAAMPEKKKELEKRLNDYLEEVDAEKIEDMFDVRLNELAGKIEKHKESGNERMLKSDQHQYDHITKAKDNKSWRK; from the coding sequence ATGAAAAATACATTATTCTTAAAAATTATTCTTCTGCTTATTTTATCGATGCAGATGACATGGGCGCAAAAATCAAAAAAGCCTAATATCATTGTTTTCTATACAGATGATCAAGGTTGGGCAGATACTTCTGTACCAATGATTGAAGGAGACGAAAACTCTCGTAGTGATTTTTATGAAACACCTAACTTAGAGCGTATGGCTGAGCAAGGTTTGGTTTTCTCTCAAGCCTATTCTGCAGCACCAGTTTGTACACCAAGTAGAACAAGTTTTCAGTTTGGTAAATCACCTGCAAGACTTCAAAATACTACTGTATATGATATCTTAGCAATTACAAGAAATAAAAGATGCCAAGGTGAAGTAACTGTACATGAAATGATCAAGAAAAATGATCCTGAGTATGTAACAGCACACTTTGGTAAGTGGGGTTGTGATGTGAGAAGAGATCCTGGATACGATGTAAGTGACGGAAACACAAACAATATTGATGGTGATTGGAAAGTAAGAAACAAAGAGCGTTACCCAGATAGTGACCCTAAAGGTATTTTTAGCTTAACAGAAAGAACAAACAACTTTATTTCTGAAAGAGTAGAAAAAGGAGAGCCTTTCTATATTCAATTATCTCACTATGCAGCTCACGTACAAAATTATGCTAGACCTGAGACTGTAGCAAAATACAAAGAGAAAAGAGGTAAAAAATCAAGTAGTTATGATTGGGATGTAGAAAATCCGAACCGTAATGGATGGATGCCTAATTATGCAGGTATGATTGATGACTTAGATGCAGGTCTTGGTTTATTATTAGATCACATAGAAAAAATGGGAATTGCAGACAATACATATGTGATTTTTACTTCAGATAACGGTGGTGGATTTAGAGGAAATGCACCTTTATCAGGTGGTAAGGCTTCTCTTTGGGAAGGTGGTATTCGTGTACCTACAGTTGTAATTGGACCTGGTGTAACAAAAGGTTACTGTTCAACTCCAGTGGCATCTTGGGACTGGTATGCTACAATTAATGAATTAACAGGAGGTGCTGCTTTAGATCAATCTTATGATGGAGGATCTTTAGTTGATGCTTTCAAAAAAGGAAATAAAGCAGATGTAAAAAGAGGTACGCAAGAAATTGTATTTCATTACCCTTGGTACGGTGGTACTATGCCTGCTTCAGCAATTGTTGACGGTAAATACAAGTTATTAGTAAACTTACAGACTTACGAAGGTCGTTTATTTGATGTTGTTGCTGATCCAGGTGAGAAAAATGATTTATCAGCTGCTATGCCAGAAAAGAAAAAGGAATTAGAAAAGAGATTAAACGACTACTTAGAAGAAGTAGATGCAGAAAAAATCGAAGATATGTTTGATGTGAGATTAAATGAGCTTGCAGGAAAAATTGAAAAACATAAAGAATCAGGAAATGAGCGTATGTTGAAAAGTGACCAACACCAATACGATCATATTACTAAAGCAAAAGACAATAAGTCTTGGCGTAAATAA
- a CDS encoding chitobiase/beta-hexosaminidase C-terminal domain-containing protein, with translation MKFITSIITFFLLPTMMLAQQGEKPPFTDYCEYLERDINGEQYGFLAGNKIYYVAGAGGADYRNITELETIGFSHPMFRDGRARGFGIVDATAVGLDGGVGHDCWGWEFWRHTKVAYGTLIIDGKRYERPEPKAMYWRPDKLVVEYNVGGVNVKEEKYISTNDVLSTVITSDKALQIEFKGESFYNPWKLPTFDGDAPNKQMTISSEAEVSFNKSKNAVVLLENGKTYTKAQWGENAVEGDMMYSGLNIVFSSNKDIHSFEEKELSTGNVEYKFSIDVAADEQAVLSYAVNEEAKEAISRIKGEHKNIKKSVLAKTEFMNSMLNDQIPYFRSSDEMFNKTYYFLWSIYFMYFTDLKEGYEQYAHTQTAINNFMGLHLWDSWAYCGAGSYVADKDAWGFGNALSWQFMVPFKDGNNALPDNFGTTWYSPKVRMNFEGAVEQIWEMYKHSGDKEFLNEVYYKLVRPLYIDNNQKGLRVNSAQAIVYMAEELKEKEDAKVFQAFVDRKSEWFPNHRWTHVMDQYEGRKPIVWKDIWDLADLRNNALTPELAAPFIDQFVMDTEKGFVSPLGLNTRAADSPPNGIFRASSISCWLGVDGLFRQDATHAGIVTTLNHFNAMTREYGYPIAPEAWDHKFEGWGSRYYNWDIAMVLPVIEWLGGIDYSIVEDSFTFSPHMPDSWNFIEMYVPVVKDGKTNWVHTKVERVKKGSKYELVHTVEGNPLATTFIKPYDEGREVVKRNSKIKEKNTKEGVVYTTTEATAKVSWTVADKLKSEKTLVWMHPKVTSFSVPTTVTAENIIPGTTIRYTTDGSVPTAKSPLFNEAITVKETTTFTIKAFGNDTDYTPYKVTYELTNLQPSITIDEELVSGLTYTLYDLPKELKELPDFSTLEATDNGVLSINNFVPQLKFETIGLKGKEHFALHISGYIAVDKDEIYNFNLRSDDGSMLFIDDQEVIRLNSTSHVDPWSFDGNIGLTKGMHKIDIYYTQYTKKSHLALTYKFLNEFDFRAYPSESFKRKKVITGNDLK, from the coding sequence ATGAAATTTATAACATCAATTATTACCTTCTTCCTTCTTCCAACAATGATGTTGGCACAGCAAGGTGAAAAACCACCGTTTACAGATTACTGTGAGTACCTTGAAAGAGATATCAATGGCGAACAATATGGGTTTTTAGCAGGAAATAAAATCTATTATGTAGCCGGAGCCGGTGGTGCTGACTATAGAAATATCACAGAGTTAGAGACAATTGGTTTCTCACATCCAATGTTTAGAGACGGACGTGCTAGAGGTTTTGGTATTGTAGATGCCACGGCTGTAGGTTTAGATGGTGGAGTTGGTCATGATTGTTGGGGATGGGAATTCTGGAGACATACAAAAGTTGCTTACGGTACTTTAATTATTGACGGAAAACGTTACGAAAGACCTGAACCAAAAGCCATGTATTGGCGACCAGATAAATTAGTGGTAGAGTATAATGTTGGTGGTGTAAATGTAAAAGAAGAAAAATACATTTCTACAAATGATGTTTTATCTACTGTAATTACTTCTGATAAAGCACTTCAGATTGAGTTTAAAGGGGAAAGTTTTTACAACCCTTGGAAGCTACCTACGTTTGATGGCGATGCTCCAAATAAGCAAATGACTATTAGTAGTGAAGCGGAAGTGTCTTTTAATAAGTCAAAAAATGCGGTGGTTCTTTTAGAGAATGGTAAAACATATACGAAAGCACAGTGGGGTGAAAATGCAGTAGAAGGAGATATGATGTATTCAGGTCTCAATATTGTATTTTCATCAAATAAGGATATTCATTCTTTTGAAGAAAAAGAACTATCAACAGGAAATGTAGAGTATAAATTCTCAATAGATGTAGCAGCAGACGAACAAGCTGTACTTTCTTATGCTGTAAATGAAGAAGCTAAAGAAGCAATTAGTAGAATTAAAGGAGAGCATAAAAACATCAAAAAATCTGTTCTAGCAAAAACTGAATTTATGAATTCGATGCTGAATGATCAGATTCCTTATTTTAGATCTTCAGATGAAATGTTCAACAAGACCTATTATTTCTTATGGTCGATTTACTTTATGTATTTCACAGATTTAAAAGAAGGTTACGAACAATACGCACATACACAAACAGCTATTAATAATTTTATGGGATTACACCTTTGGGATTCTTGGGCATATTGTGGTGCAGGTTCTTATGTAGCAGATAAAGACGCTTGGGGATTTGGAAATGCTTTATCTTGGCAATTTATGGTTCCTTTTAAAGATGGAAATAATGCATTACCAGACAATTTTGGTACTACATGGTACTCTCCTAAAGTACGTATGAATTTTGAAGGAGCAGTTGAGCAAATCTGGGAAATGTACAAGCATTCTGGTGATAAAGAGTTTTTAAATGAAGTCTACTATAAATTAGTAAGACCATTATATATCGATAATAATCAAAAAGGACTTAGAGTAAACTCTGCTCAAGCTATTGTTTATATGGCTGAAGAGTTAAAAGAAAAAGAAGATGCTAAGGTATTTCAAGCATTTGTGGATAGAAAATCTGAATGGTTTCCAAATCATAGATGGACACACGTTATGGATCAATATGAAGGTCGTAAGCCAATTGTTTGGAAAGATATATGGGATTTAGCCGACTTAAGAAATAATGCATTAACACCTGAACTAGCAGCCCCTTTTATTGATCAGTTCGTAATGGATACTGAAAAGGGGTTTGTTTCTCCATTGGGTTTAAATACTAGAGCTGCAGATTCTCCTCCAAACGGAATTTTTAGAGCATCAAGTATTAGTTGTTGGTTAGGTGTAGACGGGTTATTTCGTCAAGATGCCACACATGCAGGAATTGTAACAACACTGAATCACTTTAATGCCATGACAAGAGAATATGGTTACCCTATTGCTCCAGAAGCTTGGGATCATAAATTTGAAGGATGGGGTTCAAGATATTACAACTGGGATATTGCAATGGTATTACCTGTAATTGAGTGGTTAGGCGGAATTGATTATTCTATTGTAGAGGATAGCTTCACATTTAGTCCTCACATGCCAGACTCTTGGAACTTTATTGAAATGTATGTTCCTGTTGTGAAAGATGGAAAAACTAATTGGGTACATACAAAAGTAGAGCGAGTGAAAAAAGGCTCGAAATATGAATTAGTACATACTGTAGAAGGGAACCCATTAGCTACTACTTTTATCAAACCTTATGATGAAGGAAGAGAAGTGGTGAAGCGTAATTCGAAAATTAAGGAAAAGAATACGAAAGAAGGGGTAGTTTACACCACAACAGAAGCAACTGCCAAAGTATCTTGGACAGTAGCAGATAAATTGAAATCTGAAAAGACATTAGTTTGGATGCATCCAAAAGTTACTTCTTTTTCAGTTCCTACAACTGTTACAGCAGAAAACATTATTCCAGGGACAACAATAAGATATACTACAGATGGAAGTGTGCCTACGGCTAAATCACCCTTATTTAATGAAGCGATAACAGTAAAAGAAACAACTACTTTTACAATTAAAGCTTTTGGAAACGATACGGATTATACGCCTTATAAAGTCACTTATGAATTAACCAATTTACAACCATCAATTACAATTGATGAGGAGTTAGTATCTGGGTTAACGTATACGCTTTATGACTTACCAAAAGAGTTAAAAGAATTACCAGATTTCTCAACACTTGAAGCGACAGATAATGGTGTTCTCTCAATAAATAATTTCGTTCCTCAATTGAAATTTGAAACGATAGGATTAAAAGGGAAAGAGCATTTTGCACTGCATATTTCAGGGTATATCGCTGTTGATAAAGATGAAATATACAACTTCAATTTAAGATCAGATGACGGATCAATGTTATTTATTGATGATCAAGAAGTAATACGTTTAAACTCAACATCACATGTAGACCCTTGGAGTTTTGATGGTAACATTGGTTTAACCAAAGGAATGCATAAAATCGATATCTATTATACACAATACACTAAGAAATCTCACTTGGCATTGACCTATAAATTCTTAAATGAATTTGATTTTAGAGCCTATCCTTCTGAGTCTTTCAAAAGAAAAAAAGTAATAACAGGTAACGACTTAAAATAG
- a CDS encoding aldose epimerase family protein, translating into MKASIFRHIEMKLFTDMKIYILLLSSILFIGCQKNLSTKETAQTVTFKNLKRADFQTTTDGVKTDLYVLKNENNMQVAITNYGGRVVGCLVPNKEGKLVDVVVGMSSVQGFKNATEPYFGATIGRVGNRINNGKFTLGGIDYTIFQNNGKNMLHGGKKGYQYVVWNVKESTDKKLVLTYLSKDGEENFPGNLQVEVTYALNNNNDLQIDYKWSSDKLTVANLTNHAFFNLNGEGSGSILNHVLQIDADYITPVDETLIPDGTFAAVENTPFDFRSPEKIGTRILEENSQLKYGKGYDHNYKLNKEGNSLQKVATMVGDISKIKMEIHTTEPGLQFYSGNFMESKNTFKNGKKDNFRTAFCLETQHFPDTPNHEHFPSIEVKPGVEYTSQSVYHFEATTDDLSL; encoded by the coding sequence ATGAAAGCGTCAATTTTTAGACATATTGAAATGAAATTATTTACTGACATGAAAATATATATATTACTCTTATCAAGCATTTTATTTATAGGGTGCCAAAAGAATTTATCTACTAAAGAAACTGCTCAGACAGTGACTTTTAAAAACTTAAAAAGAGCAGACTTTCAAACAACCACAGATGGTGTAAAGACAGATTTATATGTCTTAAAGAATGAAAACAATATGCAAGTAGCTATCACAAATTATGGTGGTAGAGTTGTGGGTTGTTTAGTCCCTAATAAAGAGGGGAAATTAGTTGATGTTGTAGTAGGAATGTCAAGTGTTCAAGGGTTTAAAAATGCCACTGAACCTTATTTTGGAGCTACAATTGGTCGAGTTGGTAATAGAATAAATAACGGAAAATTTACTTTAGGAGGGATAGATTATACTATTTTTCAAAACAACGGTAAGAACATGTTGCATGGAGGTAAAAAAGGTTATCAATATGTAGTATGGAACGTAAAAGAAAGCACAGATAAGAAGTTAGTTTTAACTTATTTATCTAAAGATGGAGAAGAAAATTTCCCAGGAAACTTGCAAGTAGAAGTAACATATGCACTTAATAATAACAACGATTTGCAAATTGATTACAAATGGTCATCTGATAAATTAACAGTAGCAAACTTAACAAATCATGCTTTCTTTAATTTAAATGGTGAAGGAAGTGGTTCGATACTTAATCACGTTTTGCAAATTGATGCAGATTATATTACTCCTGTTGATGAAACATTAATTCCAGATGGAACTTTTGCAGCAGTAGAAAATACCCCTTTCGATTTTAGATCACCTGAAAAAATAGGCACTAGAATTCTAGAAGAAAATAGTCAATTGAAATATGGAAAAGGCTATGATCATAATTATAAGCTAAATAAAGAAGGAAATTCACTTCAAAAAGTGGCGACAATGGTTGGTGATATCTCCAAAATTAAAATGGAAATTCATACAACAGAACCTGGCTTGCAATTTTATAGCGGTAATTTTATGGAATCAAAAAATACCTTTAAGAACGGTAAGAAAGATAATTTCAGAACTGCTTTCTGTTTAGAAACACAACACTTTCCTGATACACCTAATCATGAGCACTTCCCTTCTATTGAAGTGAAACCCGGCGTAGAATACACATCTCAAAGTGTTTATCATTTTGAAGCAACTACAGACGATTTATCTCTTTAA
- a CDS encoding sulfatase: protein MHNRNNIKITLLKLIVGVLTLFFSSSCKQVKERKPNIIFILADDLGWNELGCYGNTFNETPNIDQMANEGMQFKQAYAAAPVCSPYRASFLTGQFPARVGILDYLRPEDEPLSTDHTTIAEILRDNGYATAMVGKWHLTGYKLNGSKNEVRATDHGFDEELVTERKGVGNGANFYPYHFRNDSISWTTVTDKKLEGKENLTDRITYEGLQFIEKNKDQPFFLYLSHFAPHSILNGKPEVVEKYLQKGKKLGKIKRPGTCYLCEDKKLDASKCTHWASENNPHLAAMIESIDDGVGQIMEKLEELGLAENTLIVFTSDNGGESFVTTNGKLRGGKSDLYEGGIREPLIIKYPKLVQEKSFSDAFTVNIDFYPTFLDIANIKGDEKQQLDGFSILPILKGENKEIKREEFYWHYPLDKPHFLGGSSSGAIRKGEWKLIEFFEEQKIELYNLSEDEEEEHNLAQKFPEKVKELHSKLETWRNDVGAMMYDGQKTVKTNTTEDFNLTK, encoded by the coding sequence ATGCATAATAGAAATAATATAAAAATAACTTTATTGAAGTTAATTGTAGGTGTACTTACACTGTTCTTTTCTTCTTCATGTAAGCAAGTAAAAGAACGTAAGCCTAATATTATTTTTATTTTAGCTGATGATCTAGGTTGGAATGAATTAGGGTGTTATGGAAATACTTTTAATGAAACGCCTAATATTGATCAAATGGCAAATGAAGGAATGCAGTTTAAACAAGCTTATGCAGCTGCCCCTGTTTGTTCTCCTTACAGAGCCTCTTTTTTAACAGGGCAATTCCCTGCTAGAGTGGGTATTTTAGATTATTTACGTCCAGAAGATGAGCCACTATCAACAGATCATACAACGATTGCCGAAATACTTAGAGATAATGGGTATGCAACAGCTATGGTAGGAAAATGGCACTTAACAGGGTATAAACTAAATGGCTCAAAAAATGAAGTTCGAGCTACAGATCATGGTTTTGATGAAGAATTAGTTACGGAAAGAAAAGGAGTAGGAAATGGAGCGAATTTTTATCCTTACCACTTTAGAAACGATAGTATTTCTTGGACTACTGTAACAGATAAAAAATTAGAAGGGAAGGAGAATTTGACAGATAGAATAACGTATGAAGGGCTACAATTTATTGAGAAAAATAAAGACCAACCTTTCTTCTTATACCTGAGTCATTTTGCACCTCATTCAATTTTAAATGGAAAACCAGAAGTAGTAGAAAAGTATTTACAAAAGGGAAAGAAATTAGGAAAGATAAAACGTCCGGGTACATGTTATTTATGTGAAGATAAAAAGTTAGATGCTTCAAAATGTACGCATTGGGCAAGTGAAAATAATCCACATCTGGCAGCAATGATAGAAAGTATCGATGATGGTGTCGGTCAGATCATGGAAAAATTAGAAGAATTAGGACTAGCAGAAAATACATTAATTGTTTTTACAAGTGATAACGGAGGAGAATCTTTTGTAACCACGAATGGGAAATTAAGAGGTGGAAAAAGTGATTTATATGAAGGAGGAATAAGAGAACCTTTGATTATTAAGTATCCAAAATTAGTACAAGAAAAATCGTTTTCGGATGCCTTTACAGTAAATATTGATTTCTATCCTACCTTTTTAGATATCGCAAATATTAAAGGGGATGAAAAACAACAATTAGATGGCTTTTCCATCTTACCAATTCTCAAAGGAGAGAATAAAGAAATTAAACGAGAAGAATTCTATTGGCATTATCCACTTGATAAACCTCATTTTTTAGGGGGATCATCATCAGGAGCAATTCGAAAAGGAGAATGGAAACTAATAGAATTTTTTGAAGAACAGAAGATAGAACTTTACAACTTGAGCGAAGATGAAGAAGAAGAACATAACCTAGCTCAAAAGTTTCCAGAGAAAGTAAAAGAATTGCACAGTAAACTGGAAACTTGGAGAAATGATGTTGGAGCAATGATGTATGACGGACAAAAAACTGTAAAAACTAACACTACTGAAGACTTTAACCTTACAAAATAA
- a CDS encoding glycoside hydrolase family 127 protein, with the protein MNNKVTNVAKKLAPLLISLAVVTGCKTTFGDSAASKNDYPVVPVPFNKVKMTDEFWQPRLVTERDVTVPFSLKNGQEAIDRLKMCGDFRLGKSEDKPSPHRFISSDLFKVMEGAAYSLMTYPNEELEVELDSIIDLIGNAMQDDGYLYISHTCGNPNLNEMGEKPYSWLVHSHELYNVGHMYEGAVAYYEATGKDRWLKMAEKNAQHVNKVFFVGGDPNYNDGKPINQAPGHQEIELALCKLYRATNNELYLDMAKKFLDIRGVTYTVDGTGVMSPTYGQQHAPVAKQFEPAGHAVRAAYQYCAMADVDALTGRSDYKQALDSIWDNLVNTRMHITGGLGAVHGIEGFGAEYELPNKDAYNETCAAVSNVFFNHRMFLLTKDAKYLDIAELSLFNNALAGINLAGNAFFYVNPLEADGISTFNHGVADRAKWFGCACCPPNISRMILQAPGYMYAHTDKDIYLSLYAGSEAEIPLADGSVNVIQDTKYPFSGDVKVEVIPEKETQEFAFKLRIPTWAKGKNYVPGKLYPFITENKGEVTVKVNGKTVDYDVEQGFAVINREWTKGDVLELSLPMEARYVDSFDKIEANEHRVAVVKGPLVYCAEEPDNDVKIQNLFVPSTALATIGKTANINQGVLEGIPSIQIKGKQVIDDKNAKDKGINLIPYYAWSNRGAGKTMSVWLPDNQDLAVENLPSIKYLFAIESIEASFVEKANDASIEALCDGAIPGSSADRGSLPRWSTFPEVGKKQWATINFKETKDIRDISVYWADRSEHNGSVKKPKSWNVEYKKEGKWHPFEVYITDGYRTALNQFNVIHPASDLNCDAIRINVTPYPEYAVGILETQITFGESSLSNM; encoded by the coding sequence ATGAATAATAAAGTGACTAATGTGGCTAAGAAATTAGCTCCACTATTAATATCACTTGCTGTAGTGACCGGATGTAAAACTACATTTGGAGATTCAGCAGCAAGTAAAAATGACTACCCAGTGGTACCAGTGCCTTTTAATAAGGTGAAAATGACGGATGAGTTCTGGCAACCAAGGTTAGTAACAGAAAGAGATGTAACTGTACCTTTCTCTTTAAAAAATGGTCAAGAAGCCATTGATAGATTAAAAATGTGTGGCGATTTCCGTTTAGGAAAAAGTGAAGATAAACCTTCTCCTCACCGTTTTATTAGCTCTGACTTATTTAAAGTGATGGAAGGAGCAGCTTACTCTTTAATGACTTACCCTAATGAGGAGTTAGAAGTAGAGCTAGATTCTATCATTGATTTGATTGGAAACGCAATGCAAGATGATGGGTACTTGTATATTTCGCATACTTGTGGAAATCCTAACTTAAATGAGATGGGTGAAAAGCCTTACTCTTGGTTAGTACATTCACATGAGCTGTACAATGTAGGACATATGTATGAAGGTGCTGTGGCTTATTATGAAGCAACAGGAAAAGATAGATGGTTAAAAATGGCTGAGAAAAATGCTCAGCATGTAAATAAAGTATTTTTTGTTGGTGGTGATCCGAACTACAATGATGGTAAGCCAATCAATCAAGCGCCTGGTCATCAAGAAATTGAATTAGCACTTTGTAAACTATACAGAGCTACTAATAATGAGTTGTACTTAGATATGGCTAAGAAATTCTTAGATATTAGAGGTGTTACTTATACTGTAGACGGTACAGGTGTTATGTCTCCAACGTATGGTCAACAACATGCTCCGGTAGCAAAACAATTTGAGCCAGCTGGTCATGCAGTAAGAGCAGCTTACCAATATTGTGCAATGGCAGATGTTGATGCATTAACAGGAAGAAGCGACTACAAACAAGCGTTAGACTCAATTTGGGATAACCTTGTAAATACTAGAATGCACATTACAGGTGGATTAGGTGCAGTACACGGAATTGAAGGTTTTGGTGCTGAGTATGAATTACCAAATAAAGATGCTTATAACGAAACTTGCGCAGCGGTTTCAAATGTATTCTTTAATCACAGAATGTTCTTATTAACAAAAGATGCTAAATATTTAGATATTGCTGAACTATCATTATTTAACAATGCTTTGGCAGGTATCAATTTGGCAGGTAATGCATTCTTTTATGTAAACCCTTTAGAGGCAGATGGCATTAGCACATTTAATCATGGTGTAGCTGATAGAGCAAAATGGTTTGGTTGTGCATGTTGCCCTCCAAATATTTCACGTATGATTCTTCAAGCACCTGGCTATATGTATGCACATACTGATAAAGATATTTATTTATCATTATATGCTGGTAGTGAAGCTGAAATTCCTTTGGCAGATGGTAGCGTAAACGTTATCCAAGATACAAAATATCCTTTCTCAGGAGATGTAAAAGTTGAAGTAATTCCTGAAAAGGAAACACAAGAATTTGCTTTTAAATTAAGAATTCCAACTTGGGCAAAAGGTAAAAACTATGTGCCTGGTAAATTATATCCTTTCATTACAGAAAATAAAGGTGAGGTAACTGTTAAGGTAAATGGTAAAACCGTTGATTACGATGTTGAACAAGGGTTTGCTGTAATTAATAGAGAATGGACAAAAGGTGATGTTTTAGAACTATCATTACCAATGGAAGCTAGATATGTAGATTCTTTTGATAAAATTGAAGCAAATGAGCACAGAGTTGCCGTTGTAAAAGGACCTCTAGTATATTGTGCAGAAGAGCCAGATAATGATGTGAAAATCCAAAATTTATTTGTTCCTTCAACTGCGTTAGCAACTATTGGAAAAACAGCAAATATCAACCAAGGAGTATTAGAAGGCATTCCATCTATTCAGATAAAAGGAAAGCAAGTTATTGATGATAAAAATGCAAAAGATAAAGGAATTAACCTTATTCCTTATTATGCTTGGAGTAATAGAGGAGCAGGTAAAACAATGTCGGTTTGGTTACCAGATAACCAAGACTTAGCCGTTGAGAATCTACCTTCTATTAAGTATTTATTTGCCATCGAAAGTATTGAAGCTTCTTTTGTAGAAAAAGCAAATGACGCCTCAATTGAAGCACTTTGTGATGGTGCAATTCCAGGTAGTTCTGCAGATAGAGGAAGTCTTCCAAGATGGTCAACTTTCCCAGAAGTAGGTAAAAAACAATGGGCAACAATTAACTTTAAAGAAACAAAAGATATTAGAGATATTTCAGTATACTGGGCTGACAGAAGTGAGCATAATGGTAGTGTGAAAAAACCTAAATCTTGGAATGTAGAATATAAAAAAGAAGGTAAGTGGCATCCATTCGAAGTGTATATCACAGATGGTTACAGAACTGCCTTAAACCAATTCAATGTTATTCATCCTGCATCGGATTTAAATTGTGACGCAATAAGAATTAATGTGACTCCTTACCCAGAATACGCTGTAGGTATTTTGGAAACTCAAATTACTTTTGGAGAATCTTCTTTAAGTAATATGTAA